The following coding sequences lie in one Streptomyces sp. NBC_00510 genomic window:
- a CDS encoding cobalt-precorrin-6A reductase: MTGRQQHVLVLGGTTEGRRLAEALAAEPAAWRVTSSLAGRVERPRLPPGEVRTGGFGGPAGLAAWLRAHTVDVVIDATHPFAGTMSFNAAEAASATHVPLLALRRPGWVAGPGDRRYPVASLAEAARVLPELGRRVFLTTGRTGLAAFAGVTDLWFLVRSVDGPQPPHPPRMEVLLDRGPFTLDGERELMRRHRVDVLVTKDSGGTATAPKLAAARELGLPVVVVERPPVPEGVPVVPDVPGALEWLRARTA, encoded by the coding sequence GTGACCGGCAGACAGCAGCACGTCCTCGTCCTGGGCGGCACCACGGAGGGCCGCCGACTCGCGGAGGCGCTGGCCGCCGAGCCGGCGGCGTGGCGGGTCACCAGCTCGCTCGCGGGGCGGGTGGAGCGGCCCCGGCTGCCGCCGGGGGAGGTGCGCACCGGCGGCTTCGGCGGCCCGGCGGGGCTCGCGGCGTGGCTGCGCGCGCACACGGTCGACGTGGTCATCGACGCCACCCATCCTTTCGCCGGGACGATGTCCTTCAACGCCGCCGAGGCGGCCTCGGCCACCCATGTTCCCCTGCTCGCGCTGCGGCGCCCCGGGTGGGTCGCCGGTCCCGGCGACCGCCGGTACCCGGTGGCCTCACTGGCGGAGGCGGCCCGGGTGCTGCCGGAGCTCGGGCGGCGGGTCTTCCTCACCACGGGCCGTACGGGGCTGGCGGCCTTCGCGGGGGTCACGGACCTGTGGTTCCTGGTGCGTTCGGTGGACGGCCCGCAGCCGCCGCACCCGCCGCGGATGGAGGTGCTGCTGGACCGGGGCCCGTTCACCCTGGACGGGGAGCGGGAGCTGATGCGCCGGCACCGCGTCGACGTGCTGGTCACCAAGGACAGCGGCGGCACCGCCACCGCGCCCAAGCTCGCGGCCGCCCGCGAACTGGGCCTGCCCGTGGTCGTCGTGGAGCGCCCGCCGGTCCCGGAGGGCGTCCCCGTCGTCCCGGACGTGCCGGGCGCGCTGGAGTGGCTCCGCGCGCGCACGGCCTGA
- a CDS encoding precorrin-8X methylmutase, giving the protein MIAYEKDGPEIYRQSFAIIRAEAELDGLPPDVAQVAVRMIHACGMTDLVRDLAYSPSVVADARAALRAGAPILCDVQMVASGVTRKRLPADNEVVCTLSDPAVPALAAELGTTRSAAAMELWRDRLEGAVVAVGNAPTSLFRLLEMIEAGAPRPAAVIGVPVGFVGAAESKDALAAHPSRLEHLVVRGRRGGSALAAAALNALATESEIL; this is encoded by the coding sequence GTGATCGCGTACGAGAAGGACGGACCGGAGATCTACCGTCAGTCCTTTGCCATCATCCGCGCCGAGGCGGAACTCGACGGCCTGCCACCGGACGTGGCGCAGGTCGCCGTCCGCATGATCCACGCCTGCGGCATGACCGACCTCGTACGGGACCTGGCCTACAGCCCCTCGGTGGTCGCGGACGCGCGCGCCGCGCTGCGCGCCGGGGCACCGATCCTCTGCGACGTGCAGATGGTCGCCAGCGGCGTGACCCGCAAGCGGCTGCCCGCGGACAACGAGGTGGTCTGCACCCTCTCCGACCCCGCCGTCCCGGCGCTCGCCGCCGAACTCGGCACCACGCGCAGCGCCGCCGCGATGGAACTGTGGCGGGACCGGCTGGAGGGCGCCGTCGTCGCCGTCGGCAACGCCCCGACCTCACTGTTCCGGCTGCTGGAGATGATCGAGGCGGGCGCACCGCGCCCCGCGGCGGTCATCGGCGTGCCCGTCGGCTTCGTCGGCGCCGCCGAGTCCAAGGACGCCCTGGCCGCGCACCCCTCGCGCCTGGAGCACCTGGTGGTGCGGGGACGGCGCGGCGGCAGCGCCCTGGCGGCCGCCGCCCTCAACGCCCTTGCGACCGAAAGCGAAATCCTATGA
- a CDS encoding cobalt-precorrin-5B (C(1))-methyltransferase — protein sequence MSGGRSAQLERTGLRHGWTTGACATAAATAAYTALLGGEFPDPVTITLPKGQRPAFALAVEERGPGWATAGVVKDAGDDPDVTHGALVRATVRHGAPGSGVVFRAGPGVGTVTRPGLPLAVGEPAVNPVPRTMMRDHLAEVAARRGAACDAEITVSIDDGEELARSTWNPRLGILGGLSVLGTTGIVVPYSCSAWIDSIRRGVDVARAAGRTHVAGCTGSTSEKVAVAVHGLPEDALLDMGDFAGAVLKYLRRHPVPRLTLAGGFAKLSKLAAGHLDLHSSRSQVDKAFLADLARRGGADEALAEAVATANTGLQAVQSCLAHGVPLGDLVAEAARRTAVGVLREAPVAVDVICIDRAGTIVGRTG from the coding sequence GTGAGTGGCGGCCGGAGCGCCCAGCTGGAGCGGACCGGGCTGCGGCACGGCTGGACCACCGGCGCCTGCGCGACGGCGGCCGCCACCGCCGCGTACACCGCCCTGCTGGGCGGCGAGTTCCCCGACCCGGTGACGATCACCCTGCCAAAGGGGCAGCGCCCCGCCTTCGCCCTCGCGGTGGAGGAGCGCGGCCCCGGCTGGGCCACCGCCGGCGTCGTCAAGGACGCCGGGGACGACCCCGACGTCACCCACGGCGCGCTCGTCCGGGCCACCGTGCGCCACGGCGCCCCGGGCAGCGGGGTCGTCTTCCGCGCCGGCCCCGGCGTCGGCACCGTCACCCGGCCCGGGCTCCCGCTCGCCGTCGGCGAGCCCGCCGTCAACCCCGTCCCGCGCACGATGATGCGCGACCACCTCGCCGAGGTCGCGGCCCGCCGCGGCGCCGCCTGCGACGCCGAGATCACCGTCTCCATCGACGACGGCGAGGAGCTGGCGCGCAGCACGTGGAACCCGCGGCTCGGCATCCTCGGCGGGCTGTCGGTGCTCGGCACCACCGGCATCGTCGTGCCCTACTCCTGCTCGGCGTGGATCGACAGCATCCGGCGCGGGGTGGACGTGGCACGGGCGGCGGGCCGCACCCACGTCGCGGGCTGCACGGGGTCGACGTCGGAGAAGGTCGCCGTCGCCGTGCACGGGCTGCCCGAGGACGCGCTGCTGGACATGGGGGACTTCGCGGGCGCCGTGCTGAAGTACCTGCGCCGCCACCCGGTGCCGCGGCTCACCCTCGCGGGCGGCTTCGCCAAGCTGTCCAAGCTGGCCGCCGGACACCTCGACCTGCACTCCTCCCGCTCGCAGGTCGACAAGGCCTTCCTCGCGGACCTGGCCCGCCGCGGCGGCGCCGACGAGGCCCTGGCCGAGGCCGTCGCCACCGCCAACACCGGCCTCCAGGCCGTCCAGTCGTGCCTCGCCCACGGCGTACCCCTCGGCGACCTGGTCGCCGAGGCCGCCCGCCGCACCGCCGTCGGCGTCCTGCGCGAGGCACCCGTCGCCGTCGACGTCATCTGCATCGACCGCGCCGGGACGATCGTCGGCCGCACCGGCTGA
- a CDS encoding precorrin-2 C(20)-methyltransferase: protein MTTGRLYGVGLGPGDPSLMTVRAVEVIRSADVIAYHCARHGRSIARSIAAAHIRPEQIEERLMYPITTETTDHPGGYRGALDDFYAESAELLAAHLDAGRTVAVLAEGDPLFYGSYMHMHKRLADRYPAEVIPGVTSVSAAAARIGRPLVEGEEVLTILPGTLPEEELAARLATADAAAVMKLGRTFPAVRRALETAGRLADAHYVERATMDAERLEMLADVDPESVPYFAVAVLPSRVDERPAPDPSPADGEVVVVGLGPAGPMWLTPEARSALAGADELVGYTAYMDRVPVRPGQSRHASDNRVEAERAEFALDLARRGRKVAVVSSGDPGVFAMATAVLEAASADPYLGVRVRVVPGITAAQSAAALAGAPLGHDYAVVSLSDRLKPWTVVEERLRAATAADLVLALYNPASHSRRTQLETALKVLREGRVPGTPVVVARDVGGPEQAVRVTTLEDLDPATVDMRCVLLVGSSQTRAVRRGDGTTVVWTPRRYPA, encoded by the coding sequence ATGACCACCGGCCGCCTCTACGGAGTGGGCCTCGGCCCCGGCGACCCCTCCCTGATGACCGTGCGGGCCGTGGAGGTCATCCGCTCCGCCGACGTCATCGCGTACCACTGCGCCCGGCACGGCCGCAGCATCGCCCGCTCGATCGCCGCGGCGCACATCCGCCCCGAGCAGATCGAGGAGCGGTTGATGTACCCCATCACGACGGAGACCACCGACCATCCGGGCGGCTACCGGGGCGCGTTGGACGACTTCTACGCCGAGTCCGCCGAACTGCTCGCCGCGCACCTGGACGCGGGGCGCACGGTCGCCGTGCTCGCCGAGGGCGACCCGCTCTTCTACGGCTCGTACATGCACATGCACAAGCGGCTCGCCGACCGCTACCCGGCCGAGGTGATCCCCGGCGTCACCTCCGTCAGCGCGGCCGCCGCCCGCATCGGGCGGCCCCTGGTGGAGGGCGAGGAAGTCCTGACGATCCTCCCCGGCACGCTGCCGGAGGAGGAACTGGCGGCCCGGCTCGCGACCGCCGACGCGGCGGCCGTGATGAAGCTCGGCCGCACCTTCCCCGCCGTGCGCCGGGCCCTGGAGACCGCCGGACGGCTGGCGGACGCGCACTACGTCGAGCGGGCCACGATGGACGCCGAGCGCCTGGAGATGCTGGCCGACGTCGACCCGGAGTCGGTGCCCTACTTCGCCGTCGCCGTGCTGCCCAGCCGCGTCGACGAACGGCCCGCCCCCGACCCGTCCCCGGCGGACGGCGAGGTCGTGGTCGTCGGGCTCGGCCCGGCCGGCCCGATGTGGCTGACGCCGGAGGCGAGGTCCGCGCTCGCCGGGGCGGACGAACTCGTCGGCTACACCGCCTACATGGACCGCGTCCCGGTCCGCCCCGGGCAGTCGCGGCACGCCTCCGACAACCGCGTCGAGGCCGAACGCGCCGAGTTCGCCCTCGACCTCGCCCGGCGAGGGCGGAAGGTCGCCGTGGTGTCCTCGGGCGACCCGGGCGTCTTCGCCATGGCCACGGCCGTGCTGGAGGCCGCCTCCGCCGATCCCTACCTCGGCGTCCGCGTACGGGTCGTGCCCGGCATCACCGCCGCCCAGTCGGCCGCGGCGCTCGCGGGGGCGCCCCTCGGTCACGACTACGCGGTCGTGTCGCTGTCGGACCGGCTCAAGCCCTGGACGGTCGTCGAGGAACGGCTGCGCGCCGCCACCGCCGCCGACCTCGTGCTCGCGCTCTACAACCCGGCCTCCCACAGCCGCAGGACGCAACTGGAGACCGCGCTGAAGGTGCTCCGGGAGGGGCGTGTGCCGGGGACGCCCGTGGTCGTCGCGCGGGACGTCGGCGGACCCGAGCAGGCCGTACGGGTCACGACGCTGGAGGACCTGGACCCGGCGACCGTCGACATGCGGTGCGTGCTGCTCGTCGGCTCGTCGCAGACCAGGGCGGTGCGGCGCGGCGACGGCACCACGGTGGTGTGGACGCCGCGGCGCTACCCGGCCTGA
- the cobM gene encoding precorrin-4 C(11)-methyltransferase — MTVHFIGAGPGAADLITLRGLRILAASKVCLYAGSLVPRELLAECPPDARLVDTAQLTLDQITRELVRAHEEGHDVARLHSGDPSVFSAVAEQMRRLDAAGVPYDVVPGVPAFAAAAAALKRELTVPTVGQTVILTRIAQQATPMPEGEDLATLGRSGALIVLHLAARYVDRVVAELTPHYGADCPAAVVAMASRPDELVLRGTLDDIAEQVKAAGVVRTAVIIVGRTLGAEQFRDSHLYSAERVHRHAADCGASS, encoded by the coding sequence ATGACCGTCCACTTCATCGGCGCCGGACCCGGCGCCGCCGACCTGATCACCCTGCGCGGCCTGCGGATCCTGGCGGCCAGCAAGGTGTGCCTCTACGCCGGGAGCCTCGTCCCCCGCGAACTGCTCGCCGAGTGCCCGCCGGACGCCCGGCTCGTGGACACGGCGCAGCTCACCCTCGACCAGATCACGCGGGAGCTGGTCCGCGCCCACGAGGAGGGCCACGACGTGGCCCGGCTGCACTCCGGCGACCCCTCCGTGTTCAGCGCCGTCGCCGAGCAGATGCGCCGCCTCGACGCGGCCGGCGTCCCGTACGACGTCGTCCCCGGCGTCCCCGCCTTCGCGGCGGCCGCCGCGGCCCTGAAGCGGGAGCTGACGGTGCCGACCGTCGGCCAGACCGTCATCCTCACCCGGATCGCGCAGCAGGCCACGCCCATGCCGGAGGGGGAGGACCTGGCGACGCTGGGCCGCAGCGGCGCGCTGATCGTGCTGCACCTGGCGGCCCGCTACGTCGACCGCGTCGTGGCCGAACTCACCCCGCACTACGGGGCCGACTGCCCGGCGGCCGTCGTCGCGATGGCTTCGCGCCCCGACGAACTGGTGCTGCGCGGGACGCTCGACGACATCGCGGAGCAGGTCAAGGCGGCCGGTGTGGTCCGCACCGCGGTCATCATCGTCGGCCGCACGCTGGGCGCGGAGCAGTTCCGCGACAGCCACCTGTACTCGGCCGAGCGCGTCCACCGCCACGCGGCGGACTGCGGCGCATCCTCCTAG
- the cbiE gene encoding precorrin-6y C5,15-methyltransferase (decarboxylating) subunit CbiE has translation MDDDASAPVAVVGIGADGWAGLPAASREALTGAGVVLGGPRQLELLPPEVTAERVAWPSPLRPAVPGLIAAHAGRRIAVLASGDPMFHGIGRTLTEVLGADRLRVLPHPSSVSYACARLGWAVEDTDVVSLVGRPPATLAGALYDGRRVLVLSRDADTPAAVAGLLRERGYGVSRLRVLEQLGSPRERILDGTAGDWPHPPGDPLNVVAVECAAEPAAAPRLGLVPGLPDGAYEHDGQLTKRHVRAATLAALAPAPGELLWDVGGGSGSIAVEWMRAHRTCRAVTVERDAVRAERIARNAAALGVPALRVVTGAAPAALDGLPVPDAVFVGGGLTAPGLLEACWAALRPGGRLVANTVTLESEALLARWYARHGGELVRLAVAHAAPVGGFTGWRQAMPVTQWSAVKPAGVQP, from the coding sequence ATGGACGACGACGCGTCCGCCCCCGTGGCCGTCGTCGGGATCGGCGCCGACGGCTGGGCCGGGCTGCCCGCGGCGTCGCGGGAGGCGCTCACCGGGGCCGGGGTCGTCCTCGGCGGCCCGCGCCAGCTGGAGCTGCTGCCCCCCGAGGTGACCGCCGAGCGGGTCGCCTGGCCGTCGCCGCTGCGGCCGGCCGTGCCGGGGCTGATCGCCGCGCACGCGGGGCGGCGGATCGCGGTGCTGGCCAGCGGTGACCCCATGTTCCACGGCATCGGCCGGACCCTCACCGAGGTGCTGGGAGCGGACCGCCTCCGGGTGCTGCCCCACCCCTCCTCGGTGTCGTACGCCTGCGCGCGGCTCGGCTGGGCGGTGGAGGACACCGACGTGGTGAGCCTGGTCGGGAGGCCACCGGCCACGCTGGCGGGCGCGCTGTACGACGGACGCCGGGTGCTGGTGCTGAGCCGGGACGCTGACACCCCGGCCGCGGTGGCCGGGCTGCTGCGCGAACGGGGCTACGGCGTCAGCCGGTTGCGGGTGCTGGAGCAGCTGGGCTCGCCCCGCGAACGGATCCTGGACGGCACCGCCGGCGACTGGCCGCACCCGCCCGGCGATCCGCTGAACGTCGTCGCGGTCGAGTGCGCCGCGGAGCCGGCGGCCGCACCGCGGCTGGGCCTGGTCCCCGGGCTGCCCGACGGCGCGTACGAGCACGACGGGCAGCTCACCAAGCGCCACGTACGGGCCGCGACCCTGGCCGCGCTCGCGCCCGCGCCCGGCGAGCTGCTGTGGGACGTGGGCGGCGGCTCGGGCTCGATCGCCGTCGAGTGGATGCGGGCGCACCGCACCTGCCGCGCGGTCACCGTGGAACGCGACGCCGTCCGCGCGGAGCGCATCGCCCGGAACGCGGCCGCGCTCGGCGTCCCGGCACTGCGGGTGGTGACCGGCGCCGCCCCTGCCGCGCTGGACGGACTGCCCGTCCCCGACGCCGTCTTCGTCGGCGGCGGGCTTACCGCGCCCGGCCTCCTGGAGGCTTGCTGGGCGGCCCTGCGGCCGGGCGGGCGGCTGGTCGCCAACACCGTCACGCTGGAGTCCGAGGCCCTGCTCGCGCGGTGGTACGCGCGGCACGGGGGCGAACTCGTCCGGCTCGCCGTCGCGCACGCCGCCCCGGTCGGCGGCTTCACGGGCTGGCGCCAAGCCATGCCCGTCACCCAGTGGTCCGCCGTCAAACCCGCGGGAGTGCAGCCATGA